The following is a genomic window from Thermoanaerobaculales bacterium.
GCCGGAACGCCCCGGCCACGGCGCCGCGCTGGACGAAGATGTTGGCGCGGAAGCGGGCCAGCGACTTGATGCCGAAGGAGAGGTCGAGCTCGAGGTTCTCCTCGAAGCGGTGCTTCTGGGCGTCGGTGAGGATGGAGTAGGCGAGCTTCTTGGTGTCGACCGCGGTCAGGGACGGATAGTTGAGCGGCACCAGCAGCCCGTCGATGCGGATGATCGGCGGCGAGTTGGTGGTGACGTGGAGGTCGGTCCCGCCCTTCTCGACCATCGTCTTGAGCAGCTGATGAAGACTGGCAGACATCGTGCTTCCCCTCGGCAGCCGGCCTACAGAACCGTCTCGCGGACGACCTCTTCGATGGTGGTGACGCCGTCCCGGATCTTCTGGAGCCCGGACTGCCTCAGTCCGATCATACCTTCCTCGAGGGCCTTGCGACGGAGCTCGACCGCCGATGCGCCGGACAGAATGAGCTCCCGGATGTCGTCCGTCACCGACATCACCTCAAAAAGCGCGACCCGGCCCTTGTAGCCGCGCCCGAGACAGACGTCGCAGCCCCGCCCCCGGTAGAGCTGGATGGTCGGCGCCTCCGCCTCCGAGAACCCGATGTTGAGCAGCGCCTGGACCGGAACGTCCTCCTCCTGCTTGCAGTTCTGGCAGACCCGGCGGATCAGCCGCTGGGCGCAGATCAGGTTGATCGAGGTCGCCACCAGGAACGGCTCGATCCCCATGTTCATGAGCCGATTGATGCTCGACGGCGCGTCGTTGGTGTGGAGGGTGGACATCACGAGGTGGCCGGTCAGCGCCGCCTTGATGGCGATCTCCGCGGTTTCGAAGTCACGGATCTCGCCGACCAGCACGATGTCGGGGTCCTGGCGCAGGAAGGAGCGCAGCGCGGCTGCGAAGTTGAGGCCGATCGCCTCCTTCATCTGGACCTGGTTGATGCCCGTCAGCAGGAACTCGACCGGGTCCTCGGCGGTCAGGATGTTGACCTCCGGAGTGTTGATCCGCGACAGCGCGCTGTAGAGCGTGTTGGTCTTCCCGGACCCGGTCGGCCCGGTCACCAGGACCATGCCGTAGGGCCGGAAGATCGCCTCCTCGAAGGACTTCAGGCTCGACTTCTCGAAGCCGAGCTTCGTCATGTCGAGCATCAGCATGTCCTTGTCGAGGAGCCGCATCACGATCGTCTCGCCGTGCATGCTGGGGATCGTGGAGACGCGGAAGTCGAGCTCCTTGAGCTTGCCCTGGTACTTCATCTTGATCTTGATGCGGCCGTCCTGGGGCAGGCGCTTCTCCGCGATGTCCAGCTTGGAGAGGATCTTGATGCGCGAGCAGATCGCCTCCTTGAGCTTCATCGGCGGATTCATGACCTCGTAGAGCACGCCGTCGACGCGGAACCGCACCCGGTAGGTCTTCTCGTAGGGCTCGATGTGGATGTCCGAGGCCCCCCGCTTGAGGGCGTCGGTGAGGATCAGGTTGACCAGGCGGACCACCGGCGCCTCGTCCGCCGACGCCTCGAGGTCGGTGACGTCGAAGTCCTCTTCCTCCTCGAGCACCTCCAGCGCGCTGTCCTCGACGGCCTGGAGGTCCTCCATGACCTTCTTGAGCTCGAGGGCGTGGGTCGTGCCGTAGTACTTGTCGATCGCCTCGCGCAGCGCGTCCTCGGAGGCGACCACCGGCTCGACCCGGTAGCCGGTGATGAAGGTGATGTCGTCCATCGCGAAGACGTTGGTCGGATCGGCCATGGCCACGGTCAGGGTGGCGCCGGTCTTCGACACGGGGATGAACTGGTACTTGCGGGCGACGTCGGCAGGAATGAGACGGATGATCGACTCGTCGATGTCGAAGTGGCGGAGGTTGATCGACGGCACGCCGTACTGCTGCGACAGGCAGTCGAGGATGTCCTCCTCGGTGACGAAGCCGAGCCGCAGCAGATGCTCACCGATGCGGCCGCCGGTCTCGCGCTGCTCGTTGAGCGCCCGCTCCAGTTGGTCCTCGGTGATGAGGTTGGCCTTGATGAGAAACTCGCCAAGCTTCAGGGGCATGGGTCAACCGTCCGATCCCGTATGCAGCTCGTAAGAATTGTAGCATTCGTGGGCAGTTAAAATACGGCACCGCCAGCCCGCGCCGGTCCCCGGGGCCCGAGCGGAATCTCAGTTTCACCGCGCCGCCGGCGTCGCCCTCGCCACGGCCCGGGCCGCGCCGCGCGCCCCCGCGGCCGGCTCACGGCGCCCCGAGCAGCCGCTCGAAACCGTCCGCCATCTCGGCGGGCGTGACCGGGCCCGGCCGCGCGGCCCGGGAGGTGCCGCGGGGGCGGTCACCGCCGTCGCGCGCCCCGGACACCACCTCGACGCGCCGTCCGAGCGGGCCGTTGCGCCGCCAGTCGGTGGCGGTGAAGATCGCCAGCGCCGGCACCCCGAAGCTCGCCGCGAGGTGGACCGGGCCGGTGTCACCGCCGACCACCGCCCGCGCCTGCGCCAGCAGCTGGACCAGGCCGGCGAGGTCGGTGGGCGGCGCCATCGCGGCTCCCGGCCCCGCCCTGGTGACCACCTCGGAGGCCCGCTCCTCCTCGCCCGGGCCCCACACCACCAGCGCGGCGTGACCGGCCCCGGCCGCCCGTCGCGCGACCTCCGCCAACCCCTCGACCGGGAGCAGCTTGCGGGCGCGGCCGGCGCCGGGCAGCAGGACGACGTACCCCGGCGGGCTGGCGGCCGGCAGCGGCTGGCGGCGGGTGCGCTCGACAAGCCAGCGCCCGTCCGGGTGGGGCAGCGCGGCCGGCGGCGTCGCGCCGACCGCGCGAAGGAGCTCGAGGTTGCTGGCGACGACGTGCCGGCGCTCGCGGCTCCCCGGCAGGGTGGCGGTGTAGGCGAGGGCGGCGAGTCGCTCCCGCCGCCAGGGCAGGGCGAGGCCGACGCGCTGCGCCGCGCCGGTCCACCGGGTGACGAGCGCCGACTTCACGACCCCCTGCGGGTCGAGCGCGAGGTCGGGAGAGAGCTCGGCGAACCGGCGGCGCAGGTCATGAATCGCGGTCCTGGTCCGGCGGCTCAAGGGGCTGCGGCGCCAGCGCCGGGTGTCGACGGTGATCACCTGGTCGACCGCCGGGTGTCCCTCCACCAGCAGGCTCAGGCGCTCCTCGACGACCCAGCACAGGCGGACGCCGGGGCGGGCGGAGCGGAGGGCGTCGGCCAGCGGCCAGGTGTGGACGATGTCCCCCAGGGCCGACAGCCGGACCAGCACGATCCTCATCGGCCTGCCTCGGCGCTCTTCGATTCGCGGCCCCGGATCACCCGCGGGTCCGGGGAGGCGGTGACGCCGCCCGTGACACGCCGCTGACGATCCGAGGCCGCGAATCGAAATGGAAGAAGGGTCATCAGGACAGGCCGTCACGGAAACGGTCGAGGATGAGGCCGATCAGATCGGTGGTGGCGTGGTCCTTGGGATCGCCGCAGATCACCGTGGCGCCGCCGTACGAGGCGACCACCTGCCGCTCGGGGACGGTCTCCGCCGTGTAGTCGGTGCCCTTGGCATGGACCTCGGGGCGCAGCACCCGGAGCACCTCGGCGACGGTCGGCTCGTCGAACAGGCAGATCCGATCCACCATCCAGAGGTGGCCCAGGATCTCGACCCGCTCCCGCTCCGGCACCACCGGCCGGCCGGCGCCCTTGGCACGCCGCACCGAACGGTCGGAGTTGACGGCCACCAGCAGCCGGTCGCCGAGCGCCCGGGCCGCCGCCAGGTAGCGGACGTGCCCGACGTGGAGCAGGTCGAATGCGCCGTTCCCGAGCACGGTCCGCAGCCCTTGCTGCCGCCACCCGGCGCACTCGTCGGCGAGGCTTTGAAGCGATCGGAGCTTGTCCGCGGGCGCGGTCACGGCCGGACGGTTCCCTGGTCGCGCTCGATCGCCAGTTGCAGCTCGCGGCGGTTGACCGTCGCGGTGCCCAGCTTCATCACCACCACCCCGCCGCCGTAGTTCGCGAGGAGCGCCGCCTCGGCCGGGGTCGCGCCGGCGGCGAGGGCCGCCGTCAGCACCGCGAGCACGGTGTCGCCGGCCCCGGTGACGTCGGCCACCTCGTCGGTGCCGTGAACCGGGATGTGGAGGGCGGGCTGGCCGTTCTCGACCAGGGTCATGCCCCGGTTGCCGCGGGTCGCGAGCGCGAAGCGGGCGCCGAGCCGGCGCCGCAACGCCTCGGCAGCCGCGGCCACGGGTTCGTCGCCGTCGAGGGGCCGGCCGGCGGTGGCCTCCAGCTCCTGGAGGTTGGGGGTGACGCCGTCGACGCCGGCGAAGTCCGCGATCCGGTGCCGCGAGTCGGCGCAGATCCAGGGCGGCCGCCGGCTGCCGGCCAGCCGCCGCACGGCCTCGTCGGTCACCGTGCCGTAGCCGTAGTCCGACAGGGCGACGGCCTGCGCCTCCGGCGCCAGCCGGTCGAGACGATCGACCACCTCGGAGAGCCACCGGCCGCCGTCCGGCAGCCGGTCCTCGATGTCGTAGCGCGCCACCTGGTGCTTGAGCGAGCACGGCCCGCCGCCCAGGATCCGGACCTTGGTCGGGGTCTGGTAGCCCGCGACCCGGAGCACGGCGGTGGTGTCGACGCCGCACGCGGCGAGGGCCCCGAGCAGGGCGTCGCCCGGCTCGTCGTCGCCCACCACCCCGACCGGCAGGGCCCGGACACCGAGCGCCGCCAGGTTGGCGAGCGCATTGGCGGCGCCTCCCGGGACGTCACGCTGGGCCTCCCGGCGCAGGATGATCACCGGCGCCTCGCGGGAGACCCGCTTCGGCGTGCCGAGGACGAACCGGTCGAGGACGAGGTCGCCGAGCAGCAGCACGGCGGTTCCGGGCAGCCGGTCGACGAGCTCCAGCAGGCGGGCGGTGGAGGTCATGCGGAGAGTGTAGAGCGTTGGCGGGGAAATTCGAAGCGTGAAGGCCCCCCGCTTCCGTGCCCGCGCCCGCTTCCGCTCCCGTCTCCGTTCCCCGCTCCCGACCTCACTGCCCCGCCCGAAAGGTGAGGCGAGCACGCGAAAAGCGCGTCCTGCGGGCGTGCAACTGGTGACACTCTCGGGGTCGCATCTCTCTGGGTTGCACGCATCTCGCAAGGGCCCCGAACGTGTCAGCGGTGGCACCCTCGGAGAGCGCCTCCAGAGAATCGGCGCGAAGTGCTCTCGAGGACCGAGCGAACGAGCGGGAACGGGAACGGGGACGGGCACGGCAACGGGGACGGGAACGGAAGCGGGCGCGGAAGCGGGAGCGGGGACGGGGACGGGGACGGGGACGGGAACGGGGACGGGGACGGGAGCGGAAGCGGAAGCGGACGGGCGGTCCACTGCCTCACTGCCCCACTGCCCCACTGCCCAGCGCTCAGGGCGGTCGGGAACGGGAACGGGAACGGGTACGGGAACGAGTGCGCGACCAAGGACCCAGAGCCCGTATACTCCCCCCATGCTGCCCAACCCGCTGCTGCGCTGGGACGGCCTCCACCTGGTGGTCGACCTGGGGACGGTCGAGACCCACCTCGACCGCCTGCTGCGGCGGACGGGAAGGGTGTCGCGGGTCAACCTCGAGGGCCGCGATGACACCCTGCGGGTCCAGGGCACCGTGGCGTGGAAGGGGCTCAGCAGCCGGGTTTCGGTCGACCTGAGCGAGATCCGGCTGCGGCGACGGTACCTGGGCTTCAGGATGCGCCGGATCACGGCGATCGGGGGCGTTCGCGTGCCGCGGCGGGCGATCGAGGCCGTGATCAGGGACTCCGACCCGGACCGGGTGAAGGTGTTCTCCGGCGAGGGCATCGTGGTCATCGACCTGCGCGACCTGCTGCCCGCCGGGCTCGACCTCAACGTGCTCACCGTGCAGGCGACCGACCGCTCGCTCCACCTCTGGTTCGGGGCGGGCTCGCTCGTCGATCTGCCCGCCGCCCCTCCGCCGGCCCTCCCTGCGGGCCGCGCCCCGTCCTGATCCTCGAATCACGCTGGCGTATCTTGACAGCGGACAGGCGCTTCGCTAGAGTCTCTATCCCCTGTGTCCGCAGGGTCTGCTCACGAGG
Proteins encoded in this region:
- the pilB gene encoding type IV-A pilus assembly ATPase PilB; protein product: MPLKLGEFLIKANLITEDQLERALNEQRETGGRIGEHLLRLGFVTEEDILDCLSQQYGVPSINLRHFDIDESIIRLIPADVARKYQFIPVSKTGATLTVAMADPTNVFAMDDITFITGYRVEPVVASEDALREAIDKYYGTTHALELKKVMEDLQAVEDSALEVLEEEEDFDVTDLEASADEAPVVRLVNLILTDALKRGASDIHIEPYEKTYRVRFRVDGVLYEVMNPPMKLKEAICSRIKILSKLDIAEKRLPQDGRIKIKMKYQGKLKELDFRVSTIPSMHGETIVMRLLDKDMLMLDMTKLGFEKSSLKSFEEAIFRPYGMVLVTGPTGSGKTNTLYSALSRINTPEVNILTAEDPVEFLLTGINQVQMKEAIGLNFAAALRSFLRQDPDIVLVGEIRDFETAEIAIKAALTGHLVMSTLHTNDAPSSINRLMNMGIEPFLVATSINLICAQRLIRRVCQNCKQEEDVPVQALLNIGFSEAEAPTIQLYRGRGCDVCLGRGYKGRVALFEVMSVTDDIRELILSGASAVELRRKALEEGMIGLRQSGLQKIRDGVTTIEEVVRETVL
- the waaC gene encoding lipopolysaccharide heptosyltransferase I; the encoded protein is MRIVLVRLSALGDIVHTWPLADALRSARPGVRLCWVVEERLSLLVEGHPAVDQVITVDTRRWRRSPLSRRTRTAIHDLRRRFAELSPDLALDPQGVVKSALVTRWTGAAQRVGLALPWRRERLAALAYTATLPGSRERRHVVASNLELLRAVGATPPAALPHPDGRWLVERTRRQPLPAASPPGYVVLLPGAGRARKLLPVEGLAEVARRAAGAGHAALVVWGPGEEERASEVVTRAGPGAAMAPPTDLAGLVQLLAQARAVVGGDTGPVHLAASFGVPALAIFTATDWRRNGPLGRRVEVVSGARDGGDRPRGTSRAARPGPVTPAEMADGFERLLGAP
- a CDS encoding adenylyltransferase/cytidyltransferase family protein, encoding MTAPADKLRSLQSLADECAGWRQQGLRTVLGNGAFDLLHVGHVRYLAAARALGDRLLVAVNSDRSVRRAKGAGRPVVPERERVEILGHLWMVDRICLFDEPTVAEVLRVLRPEVHAKGTDYTAETVPERQVVASYGGATVICGDPKDHATTDLIGLILDRFRDGLS
- a CDS encoding PfkB family carbohydrate kinase; this translates as MTSTARLLELVDRLPGTAVLLLGDLVLDRFVLGTPKRVSREAPVIILRREAQRDVPGGAANALANLAALGVRALPVGVVGDDEPGDALLGALAACGVDTTAVLRVAGYQTPTKVRILGGGPCSLKHQVARYDIEDRLPDGGRWLSEVVDRLDRLAPEAQAVALSDYGYGTVTDEAVRRLAGSRRPPWICADSRHRIADFAGVDGVTPNLQELEATAGRPLDGDEPVAAAAEALRRRLGARFALATRGNRGMTLVENGQPALHIPVHGTDEVADVTGAGDTVLAVLTAALAAGATPAEAALLANYGGGVVVMKLGTATVNRRELQLAIERDQGTVRP